Genomic DNA from Pirellulales bacterium:
CCCCGGCGCACAATCCGCCGGCCGTGCGAGAGATTATCTTAGCGTAGGGGCCAGAACTGGACCAGGGCCGACTGAATCCTTGGGCTGTGGTTCAGCTTTGATGAACTTCCGCTTCGTGGCGCGGGTCTTCGGCCACTACATGCGGCGCTGGCGGGGCTTGACTGGCGGACAAAGTGGCGCTGCTTTCGGCACGCGGCTCGCCGGTGGGTGGATCAAACCGCGGAGCAGCAATTTCGTCGGGGCGGGCCGTGGTTTCACTTGAAGCCGGCTTCATTTGATTTGTCGTGGCGGGCGAAGCCGTAGCCGCCGCTTCGATGGCGCTTTCGATACCGCGCATTCCCTTTTTGAACTCCAAGATGCCCTTGCCCACGGAACGCATGACTTCCGGCAGCCGATCGCCAAATAGAAATAGCGCAGCAATGGCGATGATCAACACATGCGACGGGGCCAAAAATCCTTCGAACATGATTACCTCTTTACCCGCCCCGTAACACACAGCAGCCGTGGTGAAGAATTCGCGGCGGCAGGGTTACTCGATTTTTTCCTTTTCCTTGGACTGATTCTTGTCGTCCTCGATGCCTTGCATTCCTTTTTTAAATTCCACCACTCCCTCACCCAACGAACGCATCACGCTGGGTAGCCGGTTGCCAAACAGCAACAAAATAATGAAGGCAATTACCAACAAATGCCAGATACTTAAAGTACCCATGTTTGCGTCCGGGCGGGAAAGCGGCGGGCAAGGGAATGCAAAATCGCACCGGTCGACAGCCCGCACGCATAAGACCGGAAACGAGGCAGACTGGCGCTGGTAAAAACTCATTAAAAGCACGCGCCAACCTACTTCATTCTAGCGGCAGACTAGCGCGTGTCAAACCAAGAACGCCACTTCCATTGAAGAAAAAGTCGTTGCGGCGATTGTAGTTACGGCTAGCGCGGCAGCGGCAGCCTCTGCCGGGAGCGATGGTTTTCGCCCCGGATTTGGGCCAAACTGCCGATTCCATCATTTTTCGGCGTTAGTTTCGGACGGTCGGGCTGCCAGTTGATACAACGGCAGATACCGGTAATACACTTCCAGGCACAAGGCCGACAGGGCGGTGCTGTAGACCCGTCCGCCATAACCGCCCCAAATGCACTCCGGATCCCAACTGCCGGCCAGGTCGCCATCGGCGCGTTGCCGGCCAATCAACGTGGTTTGCAAGGCTTCGTTCCAGCGATTCCACGCATCGCCTTGCAGTTGATACATGCCCAGCGTGCCGTAATACCAATAGTACAGATTGATGCGATCGGGGCGCGGCAAATCGCTGAGCAAGTATTCGCCGGCTTCGTCGCTGGCCGGATTATCGCGGGCCATGCCCAAAAATTGCCGGCACACCAGGGCTTCGGCGGTCATCGGCCGGCTGGGGCGCTCGCCGGGGCGATAGCTGGCTTTGCCGCCGAATTGTCCGCTCGAAACGCTTTTGATATATCGAATCGCGCCGTCAGCCGCGCTGCCCGGCACGTTGATGCCCGCCAACTGCGCGCTTTTCAGCGACATCAGCTGCCAACCGAGTTGACTGGTGTCGCCGCGCTCGCCGGGTGATTCAATGGCTCGATAGCGCCAACCGCCGGTGGCCCGAATTTGCCCGCTCAGCGTGTAATTGATCGCCGCCGTTACGGCCGGCTCCAACCGTTTGTCGCCGGTCATGGCGTAAGCCTCGCTCATGGCCAGTGTGGCCATGCCGTGCGAGTACATGAATGCGTACGTTTCGGCATCGCCGGCCAGGTTGCCGTCGCGGGCTTGCGAACCGAGTAAAAATTCCAGCCCGCGCTGCACGTTGGCAGCGTAGTCGCCGCGCTGGTGCGTATTGCCTGCCCCCAGAAAGGCCAGCAGCGCCAATCCCGTGACGGCGGTATCGGCATGGGCGCCGGCGCCTTGACGATCTTGCCCCAGCGCGCCGGTTTCCTGGCCGGCGCCGAATTTACTGGCATCCCACCGGCCGTCGCTGCTTTGATGCAACGCCAGCCATTGCAGCGCCGATTGCACGGCCGATTCCGAACCCGGCGAACCGCCCCGGCGGCGGCCGATCTCGGCGCGATCGGGCGAAACTCGATCAGAATATATTTCCGGCACCGCGTGGCCAGCGATCGGTGCGGCCGCGCTTTCGACCACGGGACCGGTAACAGCAGCGTTGGGTGTTGCCGAATTTGAAGCCGTCGGAATGTTTGCGCCGGGGACGCGTACCACCAACGTATTGCGATTTTCCGCCGGTGTGGCTGTTGCATCGGGCTTTGTGTCGGATTTTGATGTGGCGAAGTTTTTATCGTCGGCTACAGTTGGCGGCGGGGCGTTCAACGGCCCCTGCGGCGCAGGCTGGGCTGGCGCTGCCGCGCCGCTGGCGTCTCCCGCTACCCACTGGCTGGCGTCGGATGTGGTCGGCGGATCGGGCAACTTGGCCAACGGGGCAGGGGGCGCATCGGCAGGCAACGGTTCGCTGGGTTTGTCGGCGAGTTTTTCACTCGGCTTGTCTGTTGCCACGTTCTCCGGTTTCGCCTTGTCGGACGTGGCCGGCGGCGAATCGGGCGGATTAGGTTGCGGCGGGGTTGATGACGACGGCGTAGGTTGTGCCGTTTCCGCGACAGCGGGTTTCGGCGGCGGCTGGTCGGTGGTTTCGGCCGGCTTGGGCGGCGGCTCATCATTCTTTTCCGGCGGCTTGGGCGTCGGTTGAACGGCGACATCCAATAGTGGCGGCGCCGGATGCGCAAGCGGCGCGGCCAGCGGAAGCGGACCGCTCGCGAGTTTTTCCGCGCTTTCGGGCGATTGCTTTACCACCACGTTGTTAGGCGGCGCCTGGGGCAGCACGACCGCGGATGGATCAGTTACGGTATCCGCTTGCAAATAATCGGGCGAAGCGTCAGCGACAGCCACCGAGGGTTGATCGGCCCCGTCGTCGGCTCCAACGTCGCTGCCATTTTGCCCGCCGTCGACCAGCAGCAAACTCATGCCGCCGGAGTGGCCGTTGCCGCTGGCCGTGACAATATGCACCGACGTGGCGTAACACAAAAGCAACAAGTGCGCCAACAACGATAAGGCCGCACATTTGCGTAGCGGATGCGATTGCCCCCAACTGGTGCGGATCATCACGATCAGCGCGACAATTAAAAACGCCAGCCCCATCCACAGTAAAATCCATGCGAGCTGCGGATGTGTCAGAAAACGGTGAATGGGTTCAAACAGCGAGGCAAGCATGCGGCAAAACGTAGGGGACGGAGCGCGGAGGGTAAGGAACAAAGGCGGGAAACTGCGAGCGGTACAGGGCGGGGCTAACGTGCAATCAGGCATTTCAGGTCATACAGCCGCGACCGGTGGTCGCGCCAAGTTGTGATATTTTTTGATGTTCACCTTTGTTTGGCGCCAACTTTCACGGAGATGGCCACTTCCGTCACGCCGGCGCGGCGACAGGCGTCGTAAACTTCGGTCATACGGCCATGCGTTGTATTTTTATCGCCCCGCACGAGCACGCTCAGTTTGTGATACTGACCCCGAGCTGCCTCCAATTGCTGGGTTAAATCGTCCAGCGAAACCGGTTGCGTGCCCAACAGAATGCGGCCGTCGGCGAACACATTGACCACTTTCGGCTCCGGCGCGGCGGTCACCGCCCCCTGGCTGGAAACCGAGGGAACTTTCACCCCCATCGCCTTTTCTTCATCCGTGAACTTGGTGGCCACCATGAAGAAAATCACCAGCGTCAAAATGACGTCGATCATCGGCGTCAAATTCAGCGTGGGCTCTTCGGTGGCGGAGGTTTGCAGTGGCATGGCGTCCTTAGGCTGCCGATTTGCGATTGCGACGCGATTGGCCGGCTTCCTGCAGCGCCTCGGCGGATATAGTATTTACAACCTCCTGCCCCAGCGCATCGAGTTGAATCGCCAGGCGATCGACGCGGCTGACAAAATACAAATGCAACACCACGGCGGGGATGGCCACCGAAAGACCCGTCGCCGTGCAAAATAGCGCCTCGCTAATGCCGTGCGACAGCGTTTCCATGCGACCCGTGGTTTCCGACGCGGCAATGTCGCTGAACGACCGAATCATGCCGAACACCGTCCCCAGCAAGCCCAGCAGCGGCCCGATGGTCACCACGCCGTTGAAAATGCGCAGGTACCGGCGCAAGTCGCCGGCCACGCGCTCGCCGGAATCAATCACCGCCTGCTCCACTTCGACCGCCGGCCGGCCCCATTTCCGCACGGCGGCTTCAAACATTTTCGCCACCGGGCTGCCGTTCTCTTCGCACACCAGTCGGGCTTCGTCACGATCGAGCTGGCCATCCTGCAACTGGTGCAGAAAGCGTTTAACGAACGGACCGGGAATCACGCGGCCTGTGCGCAGGCTGATGGCCCGTTCGAACGTGAACACCAACAGCACAAACGAGCAGAAAAACAGCGGATACATGACGAATCCGCCGTCGTGGATAATGCCCAGCAAGCTTTTATCCGTGAGGACCGCGCTGTCGCCGGCCGGCGCCGCATCGCCGTTTGCGGCGGAATTGGCGGTGGACGAACCGGCCGTTCCGGAAGCCGGCGCCTCGGCGATCGAAGTCGGCGTAGGATTTTGCGCCCAAGATGGTGACAGCCAAACATCGCCAAACACGAGCAGCGTGACAACCGCAGCGACGGTCCACGCACGAAGGCCGGAAGCAGCGACAATTCTCATCGACAATTCCTTTCCGCCAAGCAGCGGAGCCTCGTCGGCTTGCTCTTAATGGCCTGGTTATTTTCTCGTCGTTTCCACCAACCGTTTGCTGGCCTCGGCGACGAACTCGGTCTGCGGATAGTTTTGCAAAACGCGGGTATACGTTTCGGAGGCCTGTTGCGGCTGGCCCAGCTTCTCGTAGCATTTTGCCGCCTGCAATAACGCGGCGGCCTGCCAGCGCGGATAGGAGTAAACCACTTCAGTGCGCAAATACTCTCGCAAGGCCGCCGAATAATTGTTTTGGCGATAGTACGTTTCGCCCATCATCCACTGGGCAATGGCGGCCAGTTCGGTTTTGCTGCCGGCCGGCGAGTGGACCACTTTATCGAAGGCGGCGCGCGCGCCGTCGTAATCAGATTGTTCGGCCAGGCAGCGGCCGATCAGGTAATCGGCCTCGAATTGTTGCGAAAATTGCGGGAAATCGTGCGCGATCGATTCGGCCAGCGTCAGGGCTTCGACCCAATGATTCTGCTGCGCCGCGATTTGGGCCCGCCGCAACGGAACCAGGCCGGCCCACTTTTCGTTGCGGTTGGTCGACCGCGGCGCCAGCGTCTCGAAACGCTGTTGGGCCGTGACATAATCCCCGCTGCGGTACGCTGTTTCCGCCAGCCAGAATTCCGCGGCCAGACGCATGGAACTGTCGGGGTAATCTTGAATCAGTCGGTTCAGTGCGGCCTCGGCCGGTTCCCACTTTTCCTTGGCGATGGAAATCTGCCCCTCCAAAAATAGCGCGTGTTGCATGACCGGCGCCGGGGAATTACCGGTGACAATTTGCTTGAGCAATTCCTCGGCCGTATCGTCCTCTCCCTGCTGCGAAGCACGTTCCGCCAGACGATAAGCGGCGTCAGCCCAATAACAGCTGTCGGGATGATTTTCGTACAATAGCCGGAAGACCTTGTCCGATTCGTTGCCACGCCCTAAATCACGCAGCGACCACGCCCAGCTGTACAGCACGCTGTCGATTTCAGCATACGTGGGGTAATCGTGCACGATGCGCTGATACAGCGGCGCTGCATCTTCCTCCTGCTTAGCCCGATCGTACAGCCGCGCGGCAGCATGCAAGAACTTCGGCATTTGCTTCGATTTGCCGTAATGCTTGATCGCTTCGCGATAAACAGCCAAGGCGGCGTTGTCGTTGCCTTCACGCTCCAAAATTTGACCGCAAGCCAAGGCCGCATCGGCAGCCCGGGGATCGCCAGGAAAGTGTTCCAAGAACTTGGCGAAGGATTTCTCCGCGGCCTCGTCCTCGTTCAATTGCAACTTGCTCCACGCCATTCCCGAAAGTCCTTTGGCCACCAAATCGGGCGGATTGCCGTCGGCCGCCAAATCATTGAACAGCACAGTGGCAACCTGGTATTGCCCGGCCGCATAAGCGGCGTCCGCCACCTGTTCCGTCGTCGGCAGAATCAATTGACTGGTTGGATGATTCGCTTTGAGCTCGTCCAAAATTTGCTGAGCATCGGCGAGCTGTCCGACGTGCACCAGGCTGATGGCCAGTGCGGAGCGAGCCCGTTCGCCCCCCACGTCTTTTCGCGGCGTGGAGAGATACATTTTCAACGGAGCGATGGCTTCGGCATACTTTCCACGTGTCAATAGCGCCGTGGCCCGGGCCAACTGGACGTTATCGTTAAGTGTGTGCAGGTTGGCCAAATCTTCCGCCGAGAGCGGCTTGGCGGAAGCCTGATTGTCGGCAGCCAGCCGGGCTTGCACTTTTTCGCTCAAATCGTCGAGCGTCACCAGCGATTCATCTTCGCGCTTGGCGTCGTGCAACGCCATGGCCAACAAATAGCGGTTAGCCAGCGAGCGGGGGTCGTCACCCACATTGTCCCCCATTTGCAACGTGGCGATGGCCCGGTCGTACTGCCCGGCGCGAATCATGCCGTCGGCGGCCTGGTACATAATGGCGGCGGAGCGGCGGCGGGCTTGGTCCTCGCGGGCGGCAACCACCTCCGGCGGCACCGGCTGCAGCGTTGGCGCCTTGGGCGTAGAGATTGTCGCGGCGGTCGCGCTATCGGCGGCCGCTGCGCTATTCGAGGCAATCGCATTGTCCGACTCCGTCGCGCTGTCGGCAGACGATGCATGATCAGTGGTCGTTGGGTTGTCGGAAATGAACACTCCGGCCGCCGGTGTTTTGGCGCGCGCAGCGGCACTCGGATCAGTAGCCGACTCGTTGGCTGATGCTACACCACTGGACGCTGAACCTTGTTCCTGAGGCTCTTCGGCGCCGGGCTTGCCGCCGGGCGGCAAAACGGGCGGCACGGGAGCGGCCACGACTGTGTTTTGTTCGCGTCGAGACGAAAGCACCGACCTGATCGGCGACTGCGTTGGACCTTGCGATTCACTAACGACCGGCGCGCTTTCTTTCGCGGCGCTGTCCGAATGGGCCATCGCGTTAGCCTTCTCTGCTTTGGCTTGGGCGGCTTCGGCTTCCAGGCGGCGGGTTTCCGCGGCAATTTTCGCTTGCTGTTCCGCTTTTTGGGCCGCGGCTTCGGCCTCCAATCGGCGACTTTCGGCCGCCAACTTGGCTTGCTCGTCCGCCTGTTTCGCTATCGTCATCAAATGTTTGGCCTCGGCGCCAACTTGCTGGTTATCTGCCAAGGAACTCAACAGGCTTTCGGCTTCGGCATAGTGTCCTAATTGAATCAACGCCTGCCCGCAACCCAGATGCGTTTGCGGCAACAACGGGCTTTCGGGAAAGCGCTTGGAAATGGCTTCGAATTGTTCCAGCGCGGCCTGGGGTCGATGGGCCGCTAATTCTCTGCCTGCCAGCCGCAACAACGCCATTTCCGCCCAAGGGCTGTGGTCGCTCTGGGCGACCTGGTGCAACATGGTTTCCGCGGCCTGATCCAATTGTTGAATTTCCAAAATGTGGGCCAACTGCAGGCGGCATTGGTCGGCCGTGGGCAAATCGGAGAATTTCTCCAATGCTTGTCGATACAACTGCTCCGCCTGCGACAAATCGCCCGCCTTGAGCGCCAAATCGCCGCGATAGATTAACACCTTGGCGTTCAGCTTGTCCGCCGGATATTGCGATTGAAATTGCGCCAAGCGAATCTGCGCTTCGTCGGTTTTGCCGCACAGCACGGCCGCTTCGGCGGCGCCGTACAATGCCTGGCGAGAGTCAGGGCCCGTCGGATCGTCCGCCAGCAAATCGACAAACAGCGGGTAAGCTTCCGCACTACGTCCTAATTGCACCAGCGACTCGGCCTCAAGAAACACAGCTTTATTGTGCTTCGCGTGGTCGGGATAATCGCTCAGAAATTGGCGAAATTCCTCCGCCGCCAAATCCCAGTGCTTGGACGAATAATGGCCGGCAGCGACGTCGAACAGGTCGTCTGCCTCGTTCGCCCAGACCGTTGAAAAGCATGCGCTGCTGAACGCACATCCTAATGTGAGTATCCCCAGCAGCCGAACGGCAGAGTTGGACATCCTTGTACCCTCTGTGGGAAATGCAGTGCAGCGCGATGTTGCAGCATCGCGGCCGGTTCACTGGCGTCGTTAATTGCCTAGGACCGCCCAATCGTTGGATCGCGGAATCCGAACAATTCGGCGGTCGCCCTCCTTGGCCCATGCCGACATGCAGAGTGCTCTAATCCGTATGACCTTCGTCGCCGCTGTTCTTTTCGATTTCGAACAGTCGGCGCGTAAGTTCACATAGCGCTCTGTCGGTCGGCTATCGGTGTTATCGGTCCGGCCGGCGTAGTTTCGACAGAATGCAAGGCCCGCAAAGATGATAGATTACACAAATTCATCTGCTAGCGGCGGTAATGACAGCGACCGAAAACTTCAGCGCGATTGCCTGGCCAGCGCAAACAAAAAACCCCGGCGGTGAACCGGGGTGTTTGGCGTGCAAGCAGAATCTGCGAGTCAATCGAAAACCCGTCGTCGGGCCGCCGACCGTTAATAACCGTTGGTGGGACCAAAATCGACGTTACCCACCACATGGAAGTGGTTATGGTCGATGTACAACACTTCGGAAGCGTCTTCGTCGATCTTGGTGTAAGGCACCGGCCAACCCACCCGGGTAATGTCGGTGAAGTACACCGTGCATTTGTAATGGGCATGGTGCAACTGCGCCGGCCCAATCAGCGGATAAAACCGCGGCGGATCGACGTAATCTGCAATTTTCTCTTTCACTATGTGCACGTTGTTCCGTTGTTCTTCGTGCAACATGGGCAGGCCGCCTTGGATGGGCCGCGCCTTTTCCAAGGCCCGCATCACTTCGTCGTCGCTGGGCGGATCCAATGCATGCACCGGACCGCCGGCGGTAATCGGGCCGAGAATCGGAACTCGCTCGTAGCGCTCGTGAACCCAGAAGCGATCTTCCTGTTCCTTCTGCAAGTACGGACTCACAGGAATCGGAAGCCCCAATGGTCCAATGCTTGGTCCTTGCGTGGCAAACCAAAAGCAACCGCTGTTAGTAAGCGTTGCCAGGGCGAGTAATGCAAAAGCGAGCCAGGTGGATCGGCGTGACATGCCAAATGCTCCTCGATTCGAACCCAGCGGCGCACGGCACCGCCAGTTGC
This window encodes:
- a CDS encoding twin-arginine translocase TatA/TatE family subunit; its protein translation is MFEGFLAPSHVLIIAIAALFLFGDRLPEVMRSVGKGILEFKKGMRGIESAIEAAATASPATTNQMKPASSETTARPDEIAAPRFDPPTGEPRAESSATLSASQAPPAPHVVAEDPRHEAEVHQS
- a CDS encoding twin-arginine translocase TatA/TatE family subunit; translated protein: MSFYQRQSASFPVLCVRAVDRCDFAFPCPPLSRPDANMGTLSIWHLLVIAFIILLLFGNRLPSVMRSLGEGVVEFKKGMQGIEDDKNQSKEKEKIE
- a CDS encoding biopolymer transporter ExbD, which encodes MPLQTSATEEPTLNLTPMIDVILTLVIFFMVATKFTDEEKAMGVKVPSVSSQGAVTAAPEPKVVNVFADGRILLGTQPVSLDDLTQQLEAARGQYHKLSVLVRGDKNTTHGRMTEVYDACRRAGVTEVAISVKVGAKQR
- a CDS encoding MotA/TolQ/ExbB proton channel family protein, whose translation is MRIVAASGLRAWTVAAVVTLLVFGDVWLSPSWAQNPTPTSIAEAPASGTAGSSTANSAANGDAAPAGDSAVLTDKSLLGIIHDGGFVMYPLFFCSFVLLVFTFERAISLRTGRVIPGPFVKRFLHQLQDGQLDRDEARLVCEENGSPVAKMFEAAVRKWGRPAVEVEQAVIDSGERVAGDLRRYLRIFNGVVTIGPLLGLLGTVFGMIRSFSDIAASETTGRMETLSHGISEALFCTATGLSVAIPAVVLHLYFVSRVDRLAIQLDALGQEVVNTISAEALQEAGQSRRNRKSAA
- a CDS encoding tetratricopeptide repeat protein; protein product: MSNSAVRLLGILTLGCAFSSACFSTVWANEADDLFDVAAGHYSSKHWDLAAEEFRQFLSDYPDHAKHNKAVFLEAESLVQLGRSAEAYPLFVDLLADDPTGPDSRQALYGAAEAAVLCGKTDEAQIRLAQFQSQYPADKLNAKVLIYRGDLALKAGDLSQAEQLYRQALEKFSDLPTADQCRLQLAHILEIQQLDQAAETMLHQVAQSDHSPWAEMALLRLAGRELAAHRPQAALEQFEAISKRFPESPLLPQTHLGCGQALIQLGHYAEAESLLSSLADNQQVGAEAKHLMTIAKQADEQAKLAAESRRLEAEAAAQKAEQQAKIAAETRRLEAEAAQAKAEKANAMAHSDSAAKESAPVVSESQGPTQSPIRSVLSSRREQNTVVAAPVPPVLPPGGKPGAEEPQEQGSASSGVASANESATDPSAAARAKTPAAGVFISDNPTTTDHASSADSATESDNAIASNSAAAADSATAATISTPKAPTLQPVPPEVVAAREDQARRRSAAIMYQAADGMIRAGQYDRAIATLQMGDNVGDDPRSLANRYLLAMALHDAKREDESLVTLDDLSEKVQARLAADNQASAKPLSAEDLANLHTLNDNVQLARATALLTRGKYAEAIAPLKMYLSTPRKDVGGERARSALAISLVHVGQLADAQQILDELKANHPTSQLILPTTEQVADAAYAAGQYQVATVLFNDLAADGNPPDLVAKGLSGMAWSKLQLNEDEAAEKSFAKFLEHFPGDPRAADAALACGQILEREGNDNAALAVYREAIKHYGKSKQMPKFLHAAARLYDRAKQEEDAAPLYQRIVHDYPTYAEIDSVLYSWAWSLRDLGRGNESDKVFRLLYENHPDSCYWADAAYRLAERASQQGEDDTAEELLKQIVTGNSPAPVMQHALFLEGQISIAKEKWEPAEAALNRLIQDYPDSSMRLAAEFWLAETAYRSGDYVTAQQRFETLAPRSTNRNEKWAGLVPLRRAQIAAQQNHWVEALTLAESIAHDFPQFSQQFEADYLIGRCLAEQSDYDGARAAFDKVVHSPAGSKTELAAIAQWMMGETYYRQNNYSAALREYLRTEVVYSYPRWQAAALLQAAKCYEKLGQPQQASETYTRVLQNYPQTEFVAEASKRLVETTRK